Proteins found in one Apostichopus japonicus isolate 1M-3 chromosome 16, ASM3797524v1, whole genome shotgun sequence genomic segment:
- the LOC139982184 gene encoding CWF19-like protein 1, whose amino-acid sequence MGDSALKLLITGDVDGNFKQLFKRVQNVNKKAGPFEMLLCVGSFFSTDPEKMEVWSKYMNGEEQVPLPTYILGPTISNHVQFYKDLKGCELCENVTYLGKKGLFTGTSGLKIAYLSGLEGESPSSHQFTKSDIDALGLPLVSNSSFKGVDILLTSHWPKGVTKYAVPQERINVNSTGSSLIADLALALRPRYHFAGQEGLYYERLPYRNHRVLAENARHATRFVGLAKVGNDTKLKSLYAFNMVPMCSMTDDDLNKQPEDVTECPYSFSEKAQSADMSNQYFYSTNQQHKGQKRQSDQGQGQRKQHRRPAQPSGPCWFCLSSPEVEKHMVVSVGTHTYVAIAKGGLVPDHVLILPIGHYQSTVELSQEIVLELEQYKSSLKKYFRSVGKNCVVFERNFKTSHLQLQVVPVDDVVTEDILEEFQRLADEHNIELNQIPSLSDLKQIISVGAPYFYVELDSGEKLLHRVKKFFPLQFGREVLAGRALLNMPDRVDWKNCKSSKEDEKNMADEFRSRFKKFDPNAM is encoded by the exons ATGGGAGATTCTGCATTAAAACT TCTCATCACAGGAGATGTAGATGGAAACTTTAAGCAGCTGTTCAAACGGGTCCAAAATGTAAACAAGAAAGCAGGACCATTTGAG ATGTTGCTGTGTGTTGGCAGCTTTTTTTCGACTGATCCTGAGAAGATGGAAGTCTGGTCAAAGTATATGAATGGTGAAGAACAAG TTCCTCTTCCAACATATATCCTTGGGCCAACCATCTCAAATCACGTCCAGTTTTACAAAGACTTGAAAGGCTGTGAGCTATGTGAGAATGTTACATATCTGG GAAAGAAAGGTCTGTTTACGGGAACATCAGGCCTCAAAATAGCTTACTTGAGTGGTTTGGAAGGGGAATCACCGTCATCTCATCAGTTCACTAAATCCGACATTGATGCCTTGGGATTGCCCTTAGTTTCTAACTCTTCCTTCAAAGGAGTGGACATCCTCCTGACCTCACACTGGCCGAAAGGAGTGACAAAGTATGCCGTACCACAG GAGAGAATCAATGTAAACTCAACAGGATCATCCTTGATTGCAGACTTGGCCCTGGCTCTAAGACCTAGGTACCACTTTGCTGGCCAAGAGGGCCTTTACTACGAACGGCTTCCATACCGCAACCACAGGGTTCTGGCTGAAAATGCAAGACATGCGACCCGATTTGTTGGACTGGCAAAAGTTGGGAATGATACAAAGCTGAAG TCGTTATATGCCTTCAACATGGTGCCAATGTGCAGTATGACTGATGATGACTTGAACAAACAGCCAGAAGATGTCACTGAATGTCCCTACAGCTTCTCAGAAAAAGCCCAATCG gCTGACATGTCCAACCAGTATTTCTATTCAACAAATCAACAACACAAAGGTCAGAAGAGACAGAGTGACCAAGGTCAAGGTCAGAGGAAACAGCACAGAAGGCCTG CACAACCGTCTGGTCCGTGTTGGTTCTGTTTGAGTAGTCCAGAGGTTGAGAAACACATGGTAGTCAGTGTAGGAACACAT ACATATGTTGCTATAGCAAAGGGAGGTCTCGTACCAGATCATGTGTTAATCCTACCAATAGGACACTACCAATCTACTGTAGAATTATCTCAG GAGATAGTCTTAGAACTGGAGCAGTACAAATCGTCGTTGAAGAAATATTTCCGATCTGTTGGAAAGAACTGTGTCGTCTTTGAAAGGAACTTCAAAACGTCACATTTGCAGCTGCAG GTGGTGCCTGTTGATGATGTTGTAACAGAGGACATTCTAGAAGAGTTTCAGAGATTGGCTGATGAACATAACATAGAATTGAACCAGATTCCTAGTCTCAGCGACCTCAAACAG ATCATCTCTGTCGGCGCTCCTTATTTTTACGTCGAGTTGGACAGCGGAGAGAAGCTCCTTCATCGGGTGAAGAAATTTTTCCCATTGCAGTTTGGCAG GGAGGTTCTTGCAGGGAGGGCGCTCTTGAATATGCCGGACCGAGTAGACTGGAAGAATTGTAAGAGCAGTAAAGAAGACGAAAAGAATATGGCCGATGAATTCAGATCAAGGTTTAAAAAGTTTGACCCAAATGCGATGTAG
- the LOC139982188 gene encoding uncharacterized protein, with protein MALFRKSMGLVQSPSISPMAQILVRGLTSKEPAPTTAKSTDKKPPPSSDSASSGKTYQVPEYYEYSEFSFYDIESDMAKHRIAQPVAK; from the exons ATGGCTTTATTCCGAAAGAGTATGGGCTTG GTTCAAAGTCCATCCATTTCACCTATGGCTCAAATTCTTGTGAGAGGATTAACATCTAAAGAACCTGCTCCTACCACAGCAAAGTCAACTG ATAAGAAGCCTCCCCCTTCAAGTGACTCTGCTTCTTCAGGGAAGACCTACCAGGTCCCAGAGTACTATGAATACAGTGAATTCTCTTTTTACGATATAGAATCAGACATGGCGAAACACAGGATAGCGCAGCCGGTCGCTAAATAA
- the LOC139982353 gene encoding uncharacterized protein yields MMYVFFLFLIAFPAVNYLAASPVDSPVFRAFGNDESLNKATKPSHTKPCAVQISGPWADVINITAEPNPPRTDKLLKFTFNFSFKEDTQSLKAIGAMTFMDSGIYWDFDDTICDFVTSTHICPAMKGESRYFEKELFIGYIPKATYSIDWQVTNQDDKRLAGLVINNCTFN; encoded by the exons ATGATgtacgttttcttcttgttcctGATAGCGTTTCCAGCAGTAAATTATTTGGCTGCGTCTCCGGTTGACAGTCCTGTCTTCAGAGCATTCGGTAATGATGAGTCCTTGAATAAGGCTACTAAGCCAAGCCATACTAAACCATGTGCCGTTCAAATTTCGG gtCCTTGGGCTGACGTCATCAACATAACAGCTGAACCAAATCCACCGAGAACCGACAAGTTGttaaaatttacttttaatttttctttca AAGAGGACACACAGTCTTTGAAAGCAATCGGAGCGATGACATTCATGGACAGTGGAATTTATTGGGATTTCGACGATACGATTTGTGATTTCGTAACAAGTACTCATATTTGCCCTGCTATGAAAGGAg AAAGCCGCTATTTCGAGAAAGAACTTTTCATTGGTTATATACCAAAG GCAACGTATTCAATCGACTGGCAGGTGACAAATCAAGATGACAAAAGACTTGCTGGGCTCGTCATAAATAACTGTACTTTCAATTGA